From the Helianthus annuus cultivar XRQ/B chromosome 17, HanXRQr2.0-SUNRISE, whole genome shotgun sequence genome, the window ATTTACAATACGTCACATTCAATTTTTTTTGAATCTCTTGAATTTATTCCACAAAGAATGTTTCAATAACTCAGCAAACACTCCTATATATATAATTGTCAGTTTTTTAATTAATACACATGTGTTGAATATTAGTTTTTAGTACGTTTTTAGGATTTCTTACTACATTCAAATTAAACGCTTTCATACTACACACGTTCATACACATAAGTTGATCTTTAGGTCATATAATGACTTCTCATTCTTCGAAGAATTCCTTCACAAACACGTGATTGGATCTCCTAATGGAAATGTCATGCATCGTCTTAACTTCCTTACAAGTTCTCACACAACATAGGGTGTCAATTCTTGACAAGATACACAAATAATTAGGAGTGTTTTCACCGATGAATACACATTATGAATGTTATAATATTTCATAATATACAAACAAGTTGTATTCAAAAGAGAATACAAATACAATGTATTGCCGATGAATACAAAATTAAACACACATGAATAATATATTAGAAAATATAGTGTATTCACCCAACACAAACATGTTTTTACCTTAATACCGAAAACGTCACAACATAAAAACGGACCCATTAAGCAAATCCATTGAGGATAAAATGATTCTTAAAATTTCATCAATTCTCATTTGAATTCCCTTGTACATTTAAATGAGAATTACCAAGTATTTAGAAATCATACATGCATCAATAAGTTCAAATGACAACCAAACATTTAGCATCTATTTAGACTATCTCCAATGCAAACGACGCCCTTAGCTGCCTAATCAGCTGCCACATCATATtcttaaaaatccttaaaaaccACCAATTTCATCTCCAACCATACGAACATCCTTACATATCATTACATTTTCCACATCATCACCcattttttatttaagtttacccaattttttttaagttcacttacttaaattattaaaatatattCAAATAAATTAAATGATTAGATAATTAAGATAAATAAtttaagtaaaataaaaaaaaataaaaacatagaaATTACATTACCTAAAAACAAAAGTAAACtagatttaaaaacaaacattttaaaaataaacataaactaCTCTCGATCAATCCATGTTATACTTTGCCTTAATCCAACCATATAAACATCCTTACATATCCTTATATTTTCCACATCATCACccattttttctttaaatttaaCTACTTGAGTTATTAAAATGTATTTAAATCATTAAATTATTATAAACAATTAATATAGATAAATAtgtaatataaaaatataaagtaAACTAAATTTTAAAGAACATAAAAAAGTTTCTAAACAGTTAATATAAGTAATatcaaaataaaaagtaaataaaaacataTATTGAAGTTTTATATGAAATTGAAGTTTTACCGTTGAAATAATTTATTACTTTTAGAAATTAAAGTTTTAGATGAAGTTGATTAATGCATGACTTTTAATCAGTTCATTTAATACTTCTTTAATAAAATTGTCCAAAAAGAATGTGAAAATGGCACAATAACCTATGTTTTTAAGCCCTTGCATAAGGATGAAGTTTTTAGATTTTTCCACATCAGCTATGCTCCAATGCAACTCAAAATTTGGATGAATTCCATGTCATCTCAGGCATATCTACGGATATACCGTTGAAGATAGTCTTAGAAATTATTTTGTCCATTTGTGAATATATGAATTCACTAATGAATacaaattttaataataataataataataataataataataataataataataataataataataataataataataataataataatagtaatataaTGATGTACAACGATACATTCTTATGATTTAATAAATGATGTATTTATCAATGAATAATATGATTCCTAAGGGTGTACGGTGTGGTGATCGGCAAGGAGTGGTAAACACCACCGCCAACACTAGTTTACCACTTAAAGTTTACCAAATCGTGGGTGGCTTGACGATTCGGTGTGgggaggaaggagagagagagagagggtgtgtgtgggtggggtccatgccatctctcaaccaatcacaccttttttttttttttaaagtttaccacttcaccaagtgtctaaaccattgccaacacttttcaccaaagtttaaacacttttgtctgattgacatggcgcgctctgattggtcggttttttagtttaccactccaaagtgtttaaccactccctaATGATCATTAAATATAATATGTTGATtttctttaagttaacaaaataTTCCGTGTACAGCCTTTGTTTCACtgaaaaataatattattaaaaagaTTGTAGGGGACAAGGATAGAGAATATCCAACGAATAATTCGGTTTATTCTGTTGTCTCTCTCATGGCACTTGTGTAAAGGTAATGACACTCGTTTATTTGTGGAAAGTTAAAACATAACATCTAAGATCAGAAAAtaatgttatgtttttttttaacgacaaatttctttTTATTCCTCTCGTCGTCTATGTGACTTGAATCCAATACCTTACTTTTCCAAAGGACCACTATCCCATTGGTAATGATGTTATGTTTTAACAATTGTTATAATTGTTTTCCTTAATAATAACTATAACTATGCCAgcattaaaaattataaaaaaaaagtataGTTTTATACAGAGTTAAATACAACACATGGAACATATATTCAAAACTGTGGTATAAGTATAACAGTCTTTACACACGAATATATTCAAAAGCTGTTGTTAGAATTACGTGTATTTACATGTATACAAAATATTACAAAATTATGGTCAAATGTGTTTGATATTTTGACTTCACTTGGTCAATAGTCATGGCTTATATATAGAGATTGAATGAACATGGGATAGACTGATAGAGACATAGTTGAATTTATTAATTTGTGTGGTGTTAATTATCTTGAAAAGACCTTAGATGATCATATACAGAAATAAATTTATATTTATGATGATTATATGTTAATTAAATCTCTTGAATgaacataaataaatatataataataaatgaaGGAAGGAAGGAATAAAGAAACTATTCTAAGTTCTAACTCACAATCTCAACAACAGTCACTGCTGCAAACACCAGGAAAAGAACACCTCCAACATATGCAATCACCtgtacaataataataataatatatccaTTATAAAAAAAGATATAGCAAGTaagggtagggatagtgtacattaattcagaagtgtgagaagtgtattatataacactatatataacactatataacaccatataaacaccatataacaccatataacaccatataacactatgtaacactatatgacactatataacaatatacatctatcatagacatgctatcagacaaactatagtgttatatttgttatatagtgttacatagtgttatatggtgttacatattgttatactgtgtttatatggtgttatatagtgttttatatagtgttataatacacttctcacacttctggattaatgtacaggatcctctacctaaaACGACTCCCCCGTTCTGGTCAGAGCAAGTTTTGAAGTGAATAAGACCGATTCTACTTTAAACGACCCGTTTTGAGCATTACCCGACCCGGCCCGTTAGTTTTACCGGGCTTATAAATAGCTATTAATAGTTTAACACGCATTTCTTTAAAATTTGAGTAATAATAAGACTAACTATTGGACATAAAGTGTCATCCGACATAAAACCTACATGAAATATTTAACAATCTTTCAAATGTAATAACTACTACCACCACTGGATCATTATTTAAGAATTAATTGTTGTCTTTCTGTcaggaatatatatatatgtttctgTTAAGTGCATTAAATTTCTAATTACATCCATCCAGACCATTCTGGTTTTAGTTTTGGCAGCATTAGCATGAATGAAGAGTGTTTATTTTTGTTTGCGATTTTACCTAATAATTCGTCATTTAGTTGCTTTTGTCGCGTAAGAGAAGTGGATTCCATTCGATTATTATCATAATAATTATATTGTATTATGAAAAGTCATGGTAATATACTTATACTAACCTTTTCGGATAAGAAAGTTCCGAGTAACGAGCCTCCAAGTACAGCCAGCTGCATACAGTCATTTTAACTTTAGAAGCGAACACCGGTTTCATAACATACCAAATATTCAAACActaaagtttataaaaaaaaaggttCAAACATGAGAAAGTATCATGTACATGCAACTTAAGACAATAATGAAAATAGGAGATTAATATTAAGGTTAGAAAATGGTGCATTATCAATATATACTCCTAAAAGCTTAGAGTTTCATACATGTCACAAATTTTATAAGATGATATTTAGGGAACCTTCattacaaaaccaatttttaGTAGAGAAACGGAGGCGGTTGAAAATACGTCTTATTTATCACATTTAGAGCAATTGATGAGTGTTATCAGTTATGTGCCTTATGttcaaggcttgatgcaaaactactattgaGCCGGGGGTTTcgttggaagcagcctctctatttctatggggtagaggtaaggttgtctacatcttaccctcctcaaacCCTACcctagctttgctattggtgggatttactgagtatgatgatgatgaagagagCAATAGGTATAAGCCGGGCCGAGCCCGAGCCCAACTAGGCTCGAGGTTGgctcgtcatgtttttatgaagctcgagctcagctcgagctattttgagaacaacctcaaCGAGCTAAAtgctcggctcgagctcgcttCAATCTTGCTTTAACGAGCCGAAGCTCGGGTCGTGTTTGGCTCGCCagtgttatcatcattattatattatatatcaaaaaaacaaaattttgtcgagcctaaacaagctttatatttcaggctcgagctcgggctcgataactaaacgagctctattttAGGTTCGGGCTctataaggctcggctcgtttgagcttttaaccgagccgatcacaagtagctctcgagcctctgggcttgcGAATAACGCAGTTCTCTACTTAAAATTGGTTATGTAGCGAACATTCTTCTATAATACATACCCTTAAAAAGCACTAAAAGTATTGTATTTACTCATTCCCTTGTAATAAGAATAAAATAACACTCTTTAATTAGTTAGATATAACTAACTATATAAGTAACTTTTCAAGTAAATTACCAGAGTTGCAAGCCCATGACCTGCTAGTGCCCCACCAATGACTCCAAGAGGTGAAGATGCTGCAGCAAGAGCTACACAAACACAATAACATggccattattattattattatacagctggcaattatttatttatttattcttctTAATATGCTACTTACCAATTGTGGAGAAAAATGATTTATCACCCCATTCAGCTACAAAAACTAAAAGAAAAGTGCTAATTATTGTGCTAGCTGCAGCTAAAATCCCAGCACCATCTCCCGAAACTTCCGACACCGCTATCTCCGCCTGTAACAATATATGCTTATGAATATTATAACTTTAAAACatcaagcaaaaaaaaaaaaaaactgaaaatttaCCTCTTTCTGTTCTTCTTCTGCTTTAAGACCGTCATCAGAAGAGGCATCGAGCAACGTTGAAACACCAAAATAAACCTATAACATGTTCAATTTCagagtttatttatttatttttttattttttatttttttagaggTTGATAGATAGAGTACTGTCTTGATGAATATTGATTTCAAATGTTACCAGAAGCAATGCTGCAGCGATATCGTCAATTGGTAGGTCCATGTCGCCAAATCTGACGTTAATATAGTAAATTAGGATGATAAGAATAAACTGATATTACCATTTGCTGTTATGATATAGAAGGAAATAAAATGATTAATAATAAATAGTGTAAACCTGAAGGGAAGGATTTCGTCTACATAGTGAAAAGTCCGCCCAAGAACAACAGATATGACGGTCATTACACTGATCAAGAAACAAGATATCGTCACAAATACAAAATGAAAAACTCAAATTTAACACGAAATTAGACATGaagaaagtcaaagtcaaagtcaaaattgaagtcaaaggaaagaaaagattgctaattgcgatctgtcactccttgctcaactactgttttgacttctttgactttgacttcaatcttgactttgactttgactttgactttcgtaacacggggcttgcatgatatTCATCCGCAAAGGCGACGATTTAGTGAAGAAAATAAATAACACTAATATGTAAGCTCTCTATGTTACTTGCATGTGGTTGACACTTAACACATTTATGTAATAAATAATATGGTTAACCCTTAAATGGAAAGGTTTTAATGCCCGTAAAATGTATATTACGAACCCAAGTGCGCCGAAAGTCCCCAGGAAGACAACTGCAGCAGAGTTCCGAGCTGCTAAAAGCGCCTGAAAAAGTAATGCAACGAAGCTTTGAATCTAGAAGAGAAgaaatagagtaaactgccattttggtccctgaggtttggttacttttgccactttagtccaaaactcaaaccttttgcatctgggtccctgtggtttcagttttattgccattttggtccaaaattgaaatcaggtcatacttgtcttataaaatcatgcaattttgtcattttcctcaggggcaaatcaggtcatatttgtcttataaaatatggtatttatttataaaaaagaaatgatcattttgcccctgcggaaaatgacaaaataacaggattttataagacaaatatgacctgatttcatttttggatcaaaatggcaataaaactgaaaccacagggacctagatgcaaaaagtttgagttttggactaaagtggcaaaattgaccaaactacagggaccaaaatggcagtttactcgaAGAAATAACTGTAATATGATATTATTTACCGCTATGAAGAAGGTTTTGTCTCCCAGTTCAGAGAAAAATATCAACAAGAATGCCTGGAAAAAAagatattattttaatatttgttCATAAAAGAGGTCAATTTCAGTATGCGTGTGTGCCTGTAACTCTGTAAGGTAAAAAACGATCGATACAATGAGTTATAATTATAACTATGTCATGAGTGGTAGGGAGATTATACTAACTGAAGCAAAACCTGTGCTTAAATCATCGAGATCTCCGAAAAATGAGCTAAACTGCATTACACTAGCAGCGTCTGAACTCGCGAGGGCGTTTTCAGCGTCTTGAAAAGTTAAAATTCCGAAAAACAGCATAAATTTTAGGTAGGTGTTCCATGATGCGTCGGTTGATAAGTTTCTAAACAGAAGTGGCGTTATTGGTGTCGGTTTATTTGTTGAATATAATTTCTCTGAAGTACTGCATTCCCGGTGATCCGTATTGTGTGGCAGTTTTGTTGCATCGTCGCCGTCAGATTGAAGTACCTTAAAATCCCGATGTACATGACAGCGTGTTATACAAAATCATATCCGAAAAAAAGCATGTTCTTATAGAAATTTGTATCTTAGTGTAAAAAGGCGAGCTTGAAGCGTGCAGCGCCCGAAGAGCTACGAAAAACGCTTTTTTTTTGTGCCCGGAAGCGTTGTTTTACGTGAAGCGTTTCGAGGCGACGCTTTAAACCTGAAGCGCTAGGTGTGTGAAGCGACGCTTCAGGCCCAATCAGGTCAGATTTCGGTTTTATTTGGGCCCAATATTCTAAATCAGCATTCAGCTATAAGGGGCCCAACAGCTTTTAATCACGTCAGATTTGGGTTCTTTACCCTATAAAAAAAGAACGTTGATGGAGAAGAATACGTACTTGATTATGATGATTATTGactaaaaactattttttttatctttatttttttaagtgTGTTTCGACTTCAGTGTATGTTCTAACTATGTTTTTTATgtgtttaagtgtgttttataatcatgtttttgtgtttattattGATGAAcaagcaggggcggacctaggtgaagcccagggtgggcgggcgcaccccttgaaaaaaaatttagtgtattttttaggcaaaaaacccgacCACACCTCCTGAAAATatgcttgaaccactcatccgcaCCCCCAGCAAATAATTTCTCAGTCCGCTACTGTTAACAAGTAGAATATGTCATATTAATGtgtataaatattttttatatatatatttttttattttgagcgCCTCACATACGTGAAGCTCTCACCTCGCTTAAAGCGtttggaaccaaaacgcttcAAAGCACCTCACGCTAttttaaaccaagattataacacaTGTTTGtagaaaatttaaaaatacaAGATACACTTAAGAAGGGACTAACATTCATATGTGTTCTTGAGAGCCGAACTTGTCTGAAACGAGTATCATGTAATTTGATCCGATGTTGCCTGCAACAAATGAGAGTTTTATTGCTGCAAGGCATCAAGATTTCTAAACAATTTTCAGAAGTTTAAGAAACTTTCTGATGGCATTGAAAAATAATGTGACTAGATATAACCATGGAGTTAAAATTATGTAAATATACTAATTAACATTCAACTTGAAAGGTAAGGGAGCTTGTGATAGAGCTGACAAATCGTGTCTTATCGGGTTTAACAGGTATCTGACGACGCGTATAAGACAAGTATTAAATATGAATacaactcgtttaactacttgATATCT encodes:
- the LOC110921683 gene encoding protein PAM71, chloroplastic isoform X1, translating into MRSMTTLCSSESILLTRRSQPAKQFRSFVDSTVFSRQHRIKLHDTRFRQVRLSRTHMNVLQSDGDDATKLPHNTDHRECSTSEKLYSTNKPTPITPLLFRNLSTDASWNTYLKFMLFFGILTFQDAENALASSDAASVMQFSSFFGDLDDLSTGFASAFLLIFFSELGDKTFFIAIQSFVALLFQALLAARNSAAVVFLGTFGALGVMTVISVVLGRTFHYVDEILPFRFGDMDLPIDDIAAALLLVYFGVSTLLDASSDDGLKAEEEQKEAEIAVSEVSGDGAGILAAASTIISTFLLVFVAEWGDKSFFSTIALAAASSPLGVIGGALAGHGLATLLAVLGGSLLGTFLSEKVIAYVGGVLFLVFAAVTVVEIVS
- the LOC110921683 gene encoding protein PAM71, chloroplastic isoform X2 produces the protein MRSMTTLCSSESILLTRRSQPAKQFRSFVDSTVFSRQHRIKLHDTRFRQVRLSRTHMNVLQSDGDDATKLPHNTDHRECSTSEKLYSTNKPTPITPLLFRNLSTDASWNTYLKFMLFFGILTFQDAENALASSDAASVMQFSSFFGDLDDLSTGFASAFLLIFFSELGDKTFFIAALLAARNSAAVVFLGTFGALGVMTVISVVLGRTFHYVDEILPFRFGDMDLPIDDIAAALLLVYFGVSTLLDASSDDGLKAEEEQKEAEIAVSEVSGDGAGILAAASTIISTFLLVFVAEWGDKSFFSTIALAAASSPLGVIGGALAGHGLATLLAVLGGSLLGTFLSEKVIAYVGGVLFLVFAAVTVVEIVS